From the genome of Mustela erminea isolate mMusErm1 chromosome 3, mMusErm1.Pri, whole genome shotgun sequence:
gaatagcgatttcttcaaagaagacataaaaatagccaccaaacacctgaaaaaatgctccacatcactcagcatcagagtaATTGAAAtccaaatcacaatgagatagcacctcacaccagttagtaTGGCTAAAGTTAAGAAGACTTGAAACAACAATTATTtgcatggatgtggagaaaacatTACCtgcttacactgttggtggaaatacaagCTTTTATAGCCACTCTAggaaacagtagggaggttcctcaagaagttaaaaacagacctaccctatgacccagcaattacactactgggtatttacatatatacaaatgtagtgaaacaAAGGGTCACCTATACCCTAATGTTAGTAGCAGCAatgtctgggcacctgggtggctcagtcattaagtgtcttctttcatctcatgtcatgatcccagagtcctgggattgagccccacattgggctccctgctcagcggaaagtctgcttctccctctcccactccccttacttgtgttccctcctctGCTGggtatctctcaaataaataaatacaaacttaaaaaaaaagcagcaatgtccacaatagtctaACTGTGAATGAAGCttagatgtccttcagtggatgaatggataaagattatttggtaatatatatacacaatgaaatattagccagtcgtcagaaagaatgaatacttaccatttacatcaacaagAATGGAATTGTTGGttattgtgctaaatgaaataagtcaattggaaaaaagacaattacatgatttcactcatatgtggaatataagaaacagtgtaGAGGATCATAaggtaaggaaatgaaaattgacTGGGACGAAATCatagagggagacagaccatgcaagacttttaactctaggaaacaaactgaaggctgctggaaGGGATGTGGGTCATAGAATTTGGTAGCCAGGTGATGTGCATTGAGGACAGCACATGATACGAGTATTAGGTATCATAAGCAACTGCTTAATAATTGAACATTAGGTCTGAAACTAATGGCAAACTATATCTtggctaaatgaatttaaatgaaaaaataaaaacaaaaaaaagtaaaataaaactgggcCATTGTTACCTTTTCCCAAGTAAAAAGTCTAGTTAATTCAGTTACTGGAAgccaagaaaaatacaagaatatttgttatttcctgaaATGAAATTGCAttgttaaacatcttttaaaatattattgcttCAAAAGGAGTAatataattgttttcattatttagtttattgagtaaaaattattttataatgtgtgtatgtgcatgttttGCAACGTAATGGAAAATTTGAAAGcaattcatctataaaataaataaaaagataactcatatttgtgatattttcagaatttctgttttattaaactaACATATTTCATTGAATTATTAAATCTGTTGGCCAATATAATTAAAATTGGGAAGTACATTAATATCTACAGGCACATAATTTCTGTAAATTTActggttaaaatatataaatacattattcatAAAACTTTAGAGACACAATGATACTGGAAcaaactgaataaatatatttgattctTTAACCACCAAATTGATCTTTAACACAcctgttaaatatttaaagaaattagttGAACACCTTCCCAACCTTATCCTACATCTATTTTGGGCTATTAGTAACTTAACCTGCATTGTCCAAGTCTCAGTGGTCATTCCCAAGTGAATACAAAAGGAAAGAACAACCAACCAATCGAATCAAACAAAGCTAAGCAAAGCAAATGCAATAGATTAAGTCTCCAGGTAAAGAAGGCATAGAATCATTGTTGGTGCTGTCTTTCTTGGAGGTACCTAAAATGTTATGTGTAGAGGTAAAAGATTAACACGTGTTTGGAAAATATTCAAAGGCATTTACTCATAAAACGACTTTGTTCATATGAGTATGATTGAACGACTGTCAGCTAACCAAGTCTGTGACAGTTTGTGGCCAAGGTTTGTGAAAGTGCAGAGATAATACAAGGTATTCcagtaatattattttcttattttcaatcaTGATACAAGAAGTGAGTCTTCTCAGCAAGTGCttaagttaattttatgtgtaatttaATATTGGTTTGTAATAAACAATAGGTACATCTCATTAACCAGAGAACTCAATTTATTTGAGTGAAGTAGGGTTAAACAATGTAAATGATTTATATTAGAGTACATactgtgaaaattaaagaaattgattCACTTCTTAAgcacttgttcattttttaagttactaagttttgttttgtttttgaaacaaaatgtttataCAATTCTGAGAATTAATCTGGCTGTGAAAGActgtgaaataattttgaaacacagtaaaatttataataaaagctACTGCTGGTATTATCTATGAACTAATTCTCTGGATTTATTATGAACACTACATAAGCCTACACCTAACTATAACATATTCTGGaatacaataaataattattatgatACTCAGTGATAAAATCTATGagaattaatatgttaaaatggtgcccaaaatataagaataattttttggTGATACTTGAACCAagaatttataggaaaaaattaggaaaaacatTATTCATTAGAGAATGGAGGGTTCGTTTTAGGCACGGCCAATGATGCATCTTCTGGAAATGGGGAAGCAGCTTAGTCAAGAATGTTAAAAAACATGGTATTGAATTGATATTAGAGAATGTGCTTGTCATTGAGCATTGGGTAATGTATGGAAGTTTTGTGTCACTATACTGTACACATGAGactaatttaacactgtatgtaaactattctgaaattataaaattacaatactaaaataaaatctttggtaaCATAAATTATATTCTTCAGATGTGAAGATGTTTTCATGCAAGTTTATGATGTGGTCATATAGGTGTTGATCACATTGCATTAATTCCTCTGGTAGTATTTGTTGCAGTTGGATTGAAATTATTCTACACTTTAAAGTGATATGTTTagtaaataaatgacataatCTATGTAATATAGATGATTTGAAATGGAGTTTGAGGTTGACGGAGTGGCTACACTTTCTAAAATACCAGCAGAAACTGTAGAGTATAAAATAGACAACAAAACATGGTTTGGGAGTTGCTTTACAAATATGCTCTCTTGATGGGAAATGAGGTGAGCATCCTAATGGAGTATGTTTTAGATATCCTCAAGTGATAGTTAAAGAAAACTAACACTTAAGGGTTGAAATCATCAATCTGTTTGTGGAGGATAATTATCTTTCCTTtatcagtatctttttttctttcttttttcgttttccatgaaagaaaaatgcttACACGGCCcccatggaatttttttaaagattttatttatttatttgacaaagagagaccaagcaagagagagaacacaagcagggagaataggagagagagaagcaagctccccactgagcaggaagcccaatgtggggctggatcccaggacactgggatcatgatttgagccaaaagcAAAGTTTAAGGaccaagacacccaggtgcccccagagccccTGCCATCTTAATGTTGCCTCTTTCCTGATTTTTACAAAACATATATTCACTCTTTCTAATTAAAGCCTAGAAATTACTTGtctagaatttatataaaaatagatatcagaatggggcgcctgggtggctcagtgggttaaagcctctgctttcggctcaggtcatgatcccagggtcctgggatccagccccacattgggctctctgctcagcagagagcctgcttcctcctctctctctgcctgcctctctgcctacttgtgatctctgtctgtcaaataaataaataaaaatcttaaaaaaatagatatcagAATAAAggtaattccttttaaaaaaaaaattctgttatgccaatttgcttttcaaaagacgTACTTCATTACTGTTCATGCCAAcccaaaagaatataaaaagattttcactttaaaaaattatgaaagttgAAATTGACATTCAGTGTGTATTTGGCAGCAAGCCATAAGAAAAGCAACATGCACTCAGAGCAGTGAATGTGACACTGACAAGGAACTTCCCTAAGAACTACATTAAAAATCTCAGCATACATCCTGCATGGCTTTGAACTGTGTGCATGAGCTTctgtttacataatttattttaaactcatATCAGCAAATGTGTTCTAAGGTATCTGAAAATCCCAGGAGAGGTTATTTTTTGAGTTGAGTAaaatgaacagtttttttttttaatttttatttatttatttgacagagatcacaagtaggcagagaggcagacagagagagaggaggaagtaggctccccgctgagcagagagcccaatgcggggctcgatcccaggaccctgggatcatgacctgagctgaaggcagaggctttaacccactgagccacccaggaacccctgaacagtttttcataaaaattagtgGTAATTGCTTCTTCAGTTCATGCACTTTCAGCATATGGAAGCTTTTTTCAAGTGCTCTACTTTCAGAGACCAAGGAAAACCTGTATGtagtaaaggttaaaaaaaaagaaaaggtctaaTGGCATGTGTATATTTAGTTTTGGTAATCTATTTGGTGTTTTAAACACAAACTAAGTGAAAATTATCCATTTATGTTTGGAACAGcagcatttatttatattttactttcataCACATGAACACATTTCCAGTGAAAAACAATAATATCTGAACTAAGTATCTTGCAGAGTTTTAGTGAATAAcatatggaaataatttaaaaatttcatcataTGAGCGTAGTGGATGaaaactaaagtgaaaataaaacattgtgaTGACAATGATTATGATAAGTTGCTGAATATTACAGCTACTCTTCAGTGATAATTTATAGCAAAAtattcagtacatttttattatgtcttATCTCAAAGATTACTTGTAATATCCCACgtttctttatatttgttctaCATGCAATGTAGAGGCTCTAATAGATGAATTCTTTAATGCAATCTCATATTTCTTTTAAGTAGATGAGATAGAATTACATCTAGTTTAAACCTAGTTTCTCCAGTGCACTGATAGAATGAACAAAAGTAAACCCATTCTCACTGCAAAGCACATTTTGAAAGACAATTCTTGTAATTAGTGTCTATCTTTGAAAATATCTGCCTATAGAATTACTTACTTATCTATTAATACTATTTCACCAATGTGGAAATTTATGGAATTATATGGATTGGAATCACACATACATGTATCTACACAAATATTCACTGTGTTCCAGATCTCTTTATACCCTAAAATTGTATAGttgtttttaaaagtgaacaTACACATTGCTCGAAAATTAAATGCTATTATCAAAATTCCCAATTCGCTAAAGTAATGAGAGCTATATACTTTCTCTGTTCAGTAGAATCCATTGGAAAACAATAAATAGATGTGAAACCTCATGTAGAAACCCAGGAAAGAATATTGTGGGTATTTACCCTTATCTAGAACACATAGGACCCTCTTCTGAATCATCTGATTCTGATTCtacaaaaactatttaaaatgctGTAAATTTACATAACTTAGagttatacacaaaaattattttaaaaataattactactGTAGACATGCACACATgatcagccatttttttttctggaattatgATTCACTTTGTGTAGTTAATGCATTCAAAGCCCTTCTTGGAAAGCTGACCCGGTAACTTGGTTTACTCATTTCTCAGGCCTCTAGGTCAATAAAGAAAGTCCTTGGGGAAGATAGAGAATTTTAGACTATTACTAAGATCTTGAGAAAAAGTAATGAAGTCAGATTTTTGTGAAACATGGTGGAAAGTGTTTTGAGCATTATGCTCTTAGAATTCTAACCAGAGATTTCTTACATCTCTCCCATGAAAGCCAAATTAAGGAAGCATCTTAGGTAAATCCAGATCTTTTCTTAACCTGTGTAAATGATCAGCCTTGTTGTGTGAccatgaatgatttttctttgtacATACTTTTGATCAAAAGTGTAGAGCATGTATGGCATAAAAAATCATGCTTCAGTGGAAAATTCTGTATTATCTAGTTTGAGAGGTCATATTCCAACTCTATCACTATATCACTTCTGGACTTGAATAACTCACTCCATAAATctatgattttgtttctttatttttaataatgagaaataattttaaaaagaatatgttcaataaatttatgaatcagtAAAATTAGGCTTTTTCAATATTTAACATCCTACTCTAAATATAAACATGGGGGAAAAGGTGTGAAAACACACTGATGCACATTGAATTCAAGAGACAAGAATATGTAATTCATATGAAACTTTGGCATTATTTGGAAGATTTCACTCATTATTCAGAATATGTACATCTACAATACAAATTACACACGAGATAATATGGGTGTGCCTTTGCAAGCAAAATCTCCTCGGTATAGACACTTTGTATTGGGAATAGAACatgaactgaattttatttagagGTTTTGAGACAATATTTTTATCAGGTAATGTGTGTGGCTGTGCTGGGGTCATGTAAAAATATAGCAAAGTCAGTCTATCTGAGAAAATAGAATGTGCTCAAATAAGTAAACTGTTgacactaaaataattttatcttgttttaaggGAGTTTTCATATTCATTCTTGTTTTTCTGCATAATTTTTTGAGAAGACATTCACATATAAATATTTGGAGACGAGAAaatcatatgtggaatatttCTTCTGATGTATCTATTTTATTggtttgtgtctgtgtttatgcTTATAGTACTTTTTTTATTgtcatagctttttaaaataagtttttggtCAGAAAAAGTGAATTTTCCAATTGTTTCATTAGATTAttttggctatatatatatatatatatatatattccttgtATTCTAttccagattttatatatatatatatatatatatatatatatatatatatatatatatatacctataattCTACTGTGTATTCACTAAATCTGTAGTTTGTTTATGGTAACATTGGTCTCTTAACAATTTGTTTATGGTAACATTGGCCTCTTAACAATATCAAGTTTAGCAAGCCATGAACACGGGATGTTTCTATTCAATTATTTGtctcttctattttttcagtGATGTTTTGTGAATTTCATTGCATaaatttcttccccttcttaAGATTATTTCCAAGTTATTATGGTTTTGGATGGCATTGTAAATGtaatttacactttttaaaattattcttatgaATGTACTTTATTTCTATATAGAAGTACAaatgtgggtgtttttttttgtcctgAAACGCTGCTAAATTTATTAGTTCCAGCATATTTTTGTGAACTCTTAAATTTTCTACCTATAAGCTGATGTTGTTTGTGAACgaagatagttttacttcttcatttcagattttaattattttgttttgttttgatttttgcctAAAGGATCTGGCTGTATTTACATTATAATGTTGATTAGAAGTTACACAGTGgcattcttgctttgttttttattttagaggaaaagctttcagttttcaacATTGACAAGAATGATGGTTGACTTGTCAATGATATTGTGAGTTACATTTTACTGTACCAGTTTTTGTATTACTTTAGTATTTTACTCAAATTAGGTAAGAACATGATCTCAACACCTCGTGGGTATGATCCCATTACCCACTTTTTCTGATCTCCAAGGAcaatatttcacattattttatcactttttgtttctatttaccTGTATTTTCCAccaatgtgtttatttttaataagtaatttcTAAATATCAAATACCACCTATTGACTCATCACTCCAGCCATTGTGGATGGAGAAATAACCCCTCATGTATAATTACATCCAAATCATTTTCCCTTTCCACATCCTTTCAAAATAGTGACATCCCATATTGTGTTTAGAATGGCAAGATTGGCAGCATTGTTCCATCTTCTAGTATATATTGCTgagatacaaaaaatataaatttctataaaatgtcatattttagttactatttctatatatagaatacaATCTCCTTGCTCTTATTTctcatcattgttattattatctctTTCAAGACATTTTAGGATCATATGTTTATAGGTAATATTGAGAATCTTTAGCAAAGGTTTTCAAGGAGACATTTAGAATTGCTAAGAAAACATCCTGCAATAgaaatattgcaaaataaaaaatatattttattgcaagatgttttctttttttaagattttatttatttacttgacagacagagataacaagtaggcagagagagagagaggaggaagcaagctccctgctgagcagagagtgcaatgcaggacctgatcccatgactttgggatcatgacctgagccgaacacagaggctcaacccactgagccacccaggcaagatTTTTTCTTAACTCCATaattattttggtatatatatttctaagaatgACAATAGGCATACATATGTTCCTGCATATTAATTCTCCAGTtctccaaacttttaaaaatgaacatcttttatgatttgctgttgttttcttttaacaatgGTAGATATTTTTTCTCCACacgtctttaaattttttatttaatccacAGCATGGAtgtgtggctctgttggttaggagtccatctcttggtttcaactcaggttatgatctcaaggtcttgagatggagccccatgtcaggctccctactcggcagggagtctgctgctctttccctcttcctctccctcaacccctcccccaactagtgcatgctctctgtctaaaagtaaataaataaaagccattcactttattattttccatatatgtttatatttatatttatttgcaataGACTTTCttttatactcattttttaatttatctagtGGTATTTATATGGTGAATTAATAGCATTTCATAATTCTTTGAACACACAAAtcctattaaaaaatttttattgcattttcccGAACATTTTGGCTCATTTTGTATTTGTGAATGAGTGTAAGTTTGTGAATATGTCTGTgtttatgtacacatatatatgactaTTCCTGTTTCTTGTGGGAGAATTCCTTAAAAGCCTGGTATCATTTGGCTctagaataaaatttaagataaaatactaTATACTGCATAGAGTTTGTTCACATATGATGTCAGTGAAGAAATACTCTTCCCACCTCCATGAGAGTTatgatcttattttcttttccttctattaaGTGACTGACCATTCCATTCAAAGGGTCCTGATCTATTTTATTTCCCATTCTACCTTTGACACCTGTTCTATTTAGActtatacattgtttttttatgATGATATTTGACATTTAAGAGGCAGAGGTTACATATATgtgataaaattcacatacctATCTAGAATTAGAAcgttttaaatacaaaaaaaaagaaaaaaagaaaaagaaaaaaaaggaaaaaaatgagtaagataaaGCACCATAGAATAGTTTATATCATATAAGTgttagagaagcagagaaagatcAAATATTCTATTTGGAAGAAATTAGGCAGATTTATGAACCCTATCATGAGTATGGTGTATCGGTGTTTAGTTGATGGGTCTATTTGAACTGCATCATTCAGAAATTGGTTGAGAAGGCAGAAGAGAATGATTTGCTATAAATGGTACTTGGGAAGCAGGATTCATTCAAGATTTCAGAACAGATGAGTTTTATGTTACCTAACTTCAAAGATGTTTGATTAGCTGTTACTAGTGAAAAGAGGACTCAAGAAGGAAATATTTCTCAACAGAAGATGAGAGACTGTTGCATGTTTAGAAGTAAGTCTTAGATATAAAGGAAAAGTGGTTCTTTATGAATCATAAACACTTTCCTTAaagtaactatatatatatatatatatatatatatatatatatatatatacatacatatacacacacattgatattctattcatatattttgaacAAATATCTGATTTCCACAGTATTTGTGTTTGTATACATTAGTAAAGCATACTTATCCTAGTGAATTCTTAACAAATATATATGGCTTTTAAGTAACTTTAAAGTTTTCATAGGAAATATTTAGGCTACTACTgcttccatcatatatatatatatatatatatatatatatatatacacacacatatggaaaCAAATTAGTACTTTAtgggctatatatatatatatatatccatatacaatatatacaaagagatacaaaggatctatctatatatatggatacatatatatataggatacAAATTAGCAAATtatggactatatatatatatatggactttatatatatatatggactataaagtccatatatatatttatgaactataaagtccatatatatataaagtccgTATATAGTCCattatagtccatatatacatatatatagtccactttatgtactatatatatatactatagactccatatatatataaagtctaTAGTCCATTACCACTTtatgaactatatatatatatatatatagagagagagagagagagagagtctttagTCCTTAATTTAGTActttatttaatgtatatttatttaatatctataaaGTCTTTAGTACATTAATTTAGTACTTTAGTACTTGATTTGGATACAAATTAGCACTTTATggactctctctctatatatatttatatacactaaagactttatatatatttatatatatatatatagagagagagagagagagtccataaAGTgctaaaagtgtatatatatacactaaagactttatatatatttatatatatatagaatgtatatatatacactaaagactttatatatatttatatatatttatatatagagagagtccATAAAGTGCTAATttgtatccatatatatatatatccatatatatatatatatggatcctttgtatctctttatatatattgtgtatatatatatatatatatatagcccaTAAAGTGGTAATTTGtttccatatatgtgtgtgtgtgtgtgtatatatatatatatatatatatatatatatatatatgatggactatatatatatagtccataAAGTGCTAATTTGTATCCTCTGAAGAGACCTCAGTCTCTCATCTTTCTCATCTTCAGTGGCATCTGTCCAGGACAGTCCCATTCCTCCTGCTCCAGAAGGATGCTTCAAGGCTCTACTTAAGttggatggagaaaaaaaaaaatatatatatatatatatatatacatttttccaataTTGAAAAGTTTAGTCATTCACTTAAGAGTTGTAACATtttaggggcactgggtggctcagtgggttaaagcctctgccttcagctccggtcatgatcccagggtcttgggataagccccacatcgggctttctgctcagtggggagtctgcttcctcctctatctccctgcctgcctctctgcctacttgtgatctgtctgtcaaataaataaataaaaaatttaaaaaccaaggcAATTAAAAAGagttgtaatattttaaataatacacagTATGTTTAAAACTATACGTTAAAATGTGCTTTTTGTTCtatatttgacttatttttatgtCTGCTTTTAGGAAAATCCTATCAATGCCCCATGGAAAATTATACTCAAACATcaactgatttcattttattgggGTTGTTCCCGCCAACAAGAATTGGCCTATTCCTCTTTATTGTcgtcattcttatttttctaattgctCTGTTTGGCAACCTGTCTATGATTCTCCTCATCTTCCTAGACACACATctccacacacccatgtattTATTACTCAGTCAGCTCTCTCTCATTGACCTAAACTACATTTCCACCATCGTCCCCAAGATGGTTTCCAATTTTGTGTTTGGAATCAAAACTATCTCCATTATTGGGTGTGGTGTTCAGAGCTTCTTGTTCTTGACTTTAGGAGGTGCAGAAGCATTGCTCCTGATATGTATGGCTTATGATCGTTATGTGgctatttgttttcctcttcattATTCCATTCGTATGAAcaaaagagtgtgtgtgttgaTGATAACAGGATCTTGGTTAATGGGCTCAGTCAACTCCTGTGCCCACACTGTATATGCCCTCCACATACCTTATTGTCAATCCAGGACCATCAACCATTTCTTTTGTGATGTCCCTGCCATGTTGACTCTAGCCTGCATGGACACCTGGGCCTATGAGTACACAGTGTTTGTGAGCACCACCCTCttccttgtgtttcctttcatttgcATTGCATCTTCCTATGGCCGTGTTCTCCTTGCAATCTGCCACATGCA
Proteins encoded in this window:
- the LOC116585522 gene encoding olfactory receptor 2L3-like, which produces MENYTQTSTDFILLGLFPPTRIGLFLFIVVILIFLIALFGNLSMILLIFLDTHLHTPMYLLLSQLSLIDLNYISTIVPKMVSNFVFGIKTISIIGCGVQSFLFLTLGGAEALLLICMAYDRYVAICFPLHYSIRMNKRVCVLMITGSWLMGSVNSCAHTVYALHIPYCQSRTINHFFCDVPAMLTLACMDTWAYEYTVFVSTTLFLVFPFICIASSYGRVLLAICHMQSTEGKKKAYSTCSTHLTVVTLYYVPFAYTYLRPRSFRSPTEDKVLAVFYTILTPMLNPIIYSLRNKEVIGALRRVIQRLCFVKI